GACGACCAACTTTATTCAATTCCCGAACAGGGGTATGGTTATCTCGACATTACGGACAAATACATAAACGCAAACAACCAAGACATTAACATACCATTCAAAACGTATATAGACTCAAAAAACGCCACCCATACAAAAGAGAAAATTCAAGAATTAGTCTCACGACCCACCTTAGAGGTAAATTTACCAAATCTATTTGAATCCCGTCTCAATGATTTAGGATCGATAGTTCGTGATAATCTTGTACATCCTATAAAACCTATCCCATCAACAAACAACAACGAAGATATTGTTGTAGAATACTTTGTTGACGATGAATCAATACCGGCAAATGAAACATATAGTTTAGCAGGAGGAGTCGAAGCAAACGTACTTCTTGCAATGTCGTTAAATCTACCCAGGTTCCATTTTGATGACATTACACTAAACAACACAACGCTACCTTTTAAAATTTCACACACGCATACTTTCAACAATGGTGCTTTTGGTTGCGGCAAACTATGGCGAACGAATTTACATCAAAAATTAGAGAAAAAAATTTCAAAAGAAAAAGAAACAAAATTCACCTATTTTGACGAAAACGGCTATTCTCATAGTTTTAAAGAAACATTCTATTATTTTAACGACCAAGGGAAAAAGGTTACAATCAAAAAAGGCGACGTAAGTATTAACGCCATCGATGGAACTCAATATTACGAAGCATCGGGAAAAAAATACGAAGTGTTTTTAGACCAACGAACAACATGTGGATTGTCGCTTACAACAAGGCTCGAAGGCTTTAAAAACATCGATTATTACGAGCAGCGCCAAAAAGAAGAGAAGCAATTAGAAGACACGATATACTCTTACAAGAAAACCTTGAAAGATTACGTAATCGTAAATTCCGACACAGGCGAAATCACCGGGGAACTAAAAAAATATTTCAAAACAGAAAACGACATTCTCACCACAGAAAATTTTGATCAATTCACAAACAATCTAAAAAAAGGCCTACTTTTTCAAAAACAAGATGCCATACAATACCAGTCACTTTGCACACAACAAAAAATCATCAAAAAGCAGATTAAAGAGAGCCAGCAGGCCGTAGACTCAACAACAAAATCCTTAATTTTAGAGAAAAACTCTTTATATAACCAGCATAACAGCCTATACAATTCCGCTATTGAATTAGAAAGTCAAGTAAGAAATAGTACTGTTTACGACACATCTCTCGTAATGAGACAATTATGCATTCTTTATAATCAATTCAAATTAATCGGGCACGGCATTCCAGACACATTTGGAGGCTACTACTATGTAAACAAAGATAGTATTTCATATATGCCGCCAAGCCTAAGAAATAGCGATATATTTAAAAAAGCCAAAAAATACAATTTTGAATCCAATCCATTTGGTTATACAATAAGCGGCATCAACAACGATGTGAACCAGATAAAAATAAATGAAAATCATACCACAACAAACAACGCACAATTTAACGAACTATTACCAGCTTCCGGCGACGGTTCTCTCAGACTTCAGGAAAAAATGTTAGATGAGCAAACCCGTTTCTACTACAATCAAAACGCAACCAGGAAAGAGGAATTGCAAAGGATATACAAAGAGTATATCAATTATGAATACAGCCTGGCCAGACTAATGCAAACAATGCCCACGGCAACCTTAACTGACGGGAACAAGTCGCTATGTTTCAATGATTACGGAGATTTATGCGGCATAAGCGATTCTCACAATCATTACTGGGCCATCGAACGCGATTTAAACAACAATATTTCAAGCATAACCGACAGCAAAAAAACAATCATTTTCAGATACTATCCATACGGATTGCTGGAATCAATCACTGATTTCAACGGCAAAAAAGTTGAATACACTTATTCCTCGAACAATATCGACGCCGACTTGAAAAAAGTCAAATTAGCAAACGGAGACACCATTGAATTTGGATACAGCAATTCCTTTATTACATCTGTTTACTCGACATTGGAAAAAGCCAAAACAAAGATTAAATATATCAACGAAAAAGCAGCCGTTCCTTCATTACAATCTATCGCTAATTTTTCAATGGTAAGCAAGATCACTGATACCGGCGAAACCTCCATTAAAGAAGCCGAAGCAGAAAAAAACTACACATTCTCTACAATCAACTTTAATTCTAAATTATACGACACAACTATTACTAATGACGGAAAACAAAAACGATATTTCATGGATAATAATTGGATTTTTACTGGAGGATACGCTCAAAATGACGACAATACATTAGGCGGATTCTCTTACGTCCATGTCAACCGCGATAATCCCCAAAAAATCAAAACCTTCTCAATTCACGAAATTGACGACGCAGTTGTATCAATTGAGAAAAAGAATTCAACCACGGTACAAGGGACAAAGCTACCAATTAATTGCAAAGAATACATGTTCTCTGTCATCATCTCCGGTCCAGAAAGCGGGAACATTCTAACCAAAACAAAAATAAAAGCAGGGACATTCATGGGTCCTCGGGCAACTGTAACATATACCGATAAATCCACCGCAGTTTTCCAGACACCCGCCATATACCGTGATTGCGGTTCACAGATTTGCGCTGTTCCCATATCCCTATCCCTAGATAAAGAAGTTTCCAAGATTGAATTATCACTGGCAAATACCACAGATCTAACCGCCTCTTGCGATTTATTGCGTTTGGCACCAGCGGAATGCAAATACGAAACATTTGACGAGTTTAAAAAAATCATCTCGTCCGAATCAAGCAAAGACTTTGTCTGTTACAATAAGAAGGATAAAACTACTCTTTATAGACAAACATCTACAAAATACACATACAACGAACGGCAACAGCTTATAAAGAAGGAAACAACCAATAAAGACTTTACAGAGACCGCAACAAATTCATTTAAGCTGATTACCAAATACGCATACAACAGCAACGGGGCTCAAATCCGTGAAGAAACATTTGTCGAAGGCAAAGAAGCGACCAGCGGAATCATAGTAAACGAAAATGTCTATGACGACAAAGGCCGAATCGTAAAAAATTCTGTGTACAACTCTCTGGAATCGTCAAATAAAAAGCATAACGAGAAAATTTATAACGATAATGACGAAACCGTACAAAGCGAAATTGACGCACTTGGCATAAACAAGATATCTTATGAATACGATTCCACAAACAACATCGCATCCATCACCTATCCATCGGGTAGCAAACTGTCGTATTCCAGAGATTGCAATACAAATGCCATAACCGCAATTTCACAGAGCACCGAAGACGGTGAGCCCAATTCCATCGAAACACATTATAACTGCGGCTTAGTGACAAAGCTTAAGAGCAACACTAACACCATTGATTACGAATACAACGGCAAGCGCGAAAAAACAGCCGTCTATTTCAACGAAATAAAAAAAGTTGATTACTCCTATGAAAAAGATGTCAAAATAGGCAATACATTAACAGAAAAAACAAAGGCCACACTTTGGAGTAGTTCTAATGAAAAGATTGATACCGAAACATTCGTAGATTCCAAAAAGAATCTCATCCAAACCAATCTTAATGGAAAGACACTCTTCAAAAACACCTTTTCCAAAACAAAAGTTTTACTAAGTAGCGAAGATTATGTCACACAAACAACGACGAATACGACTTATGACGATATAAACCATAGAATAGATTCTATTTCTAGATCAAAGAGCCGTGACGAAAAATACTCTTACTTAAAGCCTTTAAAAGAATCTTTCGAATACGATTCTTTTGGTCAAAAAAAGACTCATACCATCAGCGTTGGAGATACAACCAGCCAGTATAAATTTGAATACAACGAAAATGATCCTGCAAGGTCTTTAAAAGCCATCAGGCTTCCCAACCGCCTTACCTCTATCCATCAAAAAGATTTCCTTGGGCGCACAATCGGTAAAACGCTCCAAAAAGAGAACGGAGAAAATGTCCTTGGCGAATATATCACATTCCGAAAGGTCGGAGACCACTCCTCAGACACCGTTTCGTCCATCCGTTATGGCGAAATCCGCAACGGCAAATATTCCATTATAGAAGGTGTACACTACAAGTACGATTCCACAGGAAACATTACAGAAACCTGGACAAATGGAAAATTTACTGCCGCCTACAGTTACGACCACTTAAACAGGATCATTCGCGAAGATAACGCCATTTTCCAAAAGACATGGTTATATACCTACGACGGGAACGGGAACAGGACCACAAAAACTGAAATT
This is a stretch of genomic DNA from Fibrobacter succinogenes. It encodes these proteins:
- a CDS encoding RHS repeat domain-containing protein, encoding MANRTTKTAQQKKKIIVKKETNAKIDITNSYNGLATASFSNAITITQPKTVKKAAQEQTSILTIKQDTFDSIQNEKVSKVFAKIKADPGSTIQIDDQLYSIPEQGYGYLDITDKYINANNQDINIPFKTYIDSKNATHTKEKIQELVSRPTLEVNLPNLFESRLNDLGSIVRDNLVHPIKPIPSTNNNEDIVVEYFVDDESIPANETYSLAGGVEANVLLAMSLNLPRFHFDDITLNNTTLPFKISHTHTFNNGAFGCGKLWRTNLHQKLEKKISKEKETKFTYFDENGYSHSFKETFYYFNDQGKKVTIKKGDVSINAIDGTQYYEASGKKYEVFLDQRTTCGLSLTTRLEGFKNIDYYEQRQKEEKQLEDTIYSYKKTLKDYVIVNSDTGEITGELKKYFKTENDILTTENFDQFTNNLKKGLLFQKQDAIQYQSLCTQQKIIKKQIKESQQAVDSTTKSLILEKNSLYNQHNSLYNSAIELESQVRNSTVYDTSLVMRQLCILYNQFKLIGHGIPDTFGGYYYVNKDSISYMPPSLRNSDIFKKAKKYNFESNPFGYTISGINNDVNQIKINENHTTTNNAQFNELLPASGDGSLRLQEKMLDEQTRFYYNQNATRKEELQRIYKEYINYEYSLARLMQTMPTATLTDGNKSLCFNDYGDLCGISDSHNHYWAIERDLNNNISSITDSKKTIIFRYYPYGLLESITDFNGKKVEYTYSSNNIDADLKKVKLANGDTIEFGYSNSFITSVYSTLEKAKTKIKYINEKAAVPSLQSIANFSMVSKITDTGETSIKEAEAEKNYTFSTINFNSKLYDTTITNDGKQKRYFMDNNWIFTGGYAQNDDNTLGGFSYVHVNRDNPQKIKTFSIHEIDDAVVSIEKKNSTTVQGTKLPINCKEYMFSVIISGPESGNILTKTKIKAGTFMGPRATVTYTDKSTAVFQTPAIYRDCGSQICAVPISLSLDKEVSKIELSLANTTDLTASCDLLRLAPAECKYETFDEFKKIISSESSKDFVCYNKKDKTTLYRQTSTKYTYNERQQLIKKETTNKDFTETATNSFKLITKYAYNSNGAQIREETFVEGKEATSGIIVNENVYDDKGRIVKNSVYNSLESSNKKHNEKIYNDNDETVQSEIDALGINKISYEYDSTNNIASITYPSGSKLSYSRDCNTNAITAISQSTEDGEPNSIETHYNCGLVTKLKSNTNTIDYEYNGKREKTAVYFNEIKKVDYSYEKDVKIGNTLTEKTKATLWSSSNEKIDTETFVDSKKNLIQTNLNGKTLFKNTFSKTKVLLSSEDYVTQTTTNTTYDDINHRIDSISRSKSRDEKYSYLKPLKESFEYDSFGQKKTHTISVGDTTSQYKFEYNENDPARSLKAIRLPNRLTSIHQKDFLGRTIGKTLQKENGENVLGEYITFRKVGDHSSDTVSSIRYGEIRNGKYSIIEGVHYKYDSTGNITETWTNGKFTAAYSYDHLNRIIREDNAIFQKTWLYTYDGNGNRTTKTEIPFTRQKTDEITDISNATVENYAYDGDMLTSRNGDGFTYDGFGNPTKFKNKNLQWENGKLIAFESHKFDYDGYGKRIRKDSTYYTYDTNKNLVEMENGDNTLRFIYDNSGISGIEYNDQQYLLRKNVQGDITHIFSIDGTMVAQYVYDAWGNHKVLDANGKIIDEQEHIGNTNPFRYRGYFYDTETKLYYLINRYYDPEIGRFISQDQISYLQPDVINGLNLFAYCGNNPVMRIDENGCSWKSFLRGVGDIFKKVGDFFVKAGLFIAGLTIASIGLATVLPMVIPLLATPITAITSIVSAQLIPNILIPGKATGNTILGFLTQLGMSVGIYGIDMMRAAFDKDVYNDMKNINWNPFNSDAEKALNCSKVSFFKGLPVTKDLPLSTGRSFFLGAIVLDKDENDINTIYHEYGHSLQFAVLGPINYLISVGIPSAGSWNKKNYYGNPWENIANEYGGNIIFNNSEGQRIEINHNRNVLFLMLNHYLGAWSLIASAAVK